In one Deltaproteobacteria bacterium genomic region, the following are encoded:
- a CDS encoding sigma-54-dependent Fis family transcriptional regulator, with the protein MFQTTPPSWAAVDAAFAALGRAVLLADATGRVVYASDALDRLACAGACARATGKPIDALLGPGLLAAPDGSVERLAPGERREGRRAFLHCPHTGAQLVSVTVAGVREGQLPAAPADARYLIVVRPAEQDDDLHASAAAVAAGLVARSPAMLAIVRTIEALRQSEATTLITGESGTGKEVVARAIHATSPRRRGPFVAINCGALPPGVLESELFGHARGAFTGAVRDRAGHLEAAAGGTLFLDEIGDLPLPLQVKLLRVLQERQFPRVGETRLRPFTARVIAATHVDLESAVANGSFRDDLYYRLRVIPIAIPPLRERPEDLEPLVRALLGRVCARTGRQVALAPDAMAALARYDWPGNVRELENALEYAVALSTGQTIHVDDLPETVRHGAAACTAPEAAQAAGGDASPAARPPPPARPPARPAAASTGRTTADAGEAARVRAALDAHRWNRTATARALGISRSTLWRKMRALGL; encoded by the coding sequence ATGTTTCAGACGACTCCGCCGTCGTGGGCCGCCGTGGACGCGGCCTTCGCGGCCCTCGGACGCGCGGTCTTGCTCGCGGACGCCACCGGGCGGGTCGTTTACGCGAGCGACGCGCTCGACCGGCTCGCGTGTGCCGGCGCGTGTGCCCGCGCGACCGGCAAGCCGATCGACGCGCTCCTCGGCCCGGGCCTGCTCGCCGCCCCCGACGGCAGCGTCGAACGGCTCGCCCCGGGCGAGCGCCGCGAAGGCCGCCGCGCGTTTTTGCACTGCCCGCACACCGGCGCCCAGCTCGTGTCCGTCACGGTGGCCGGCGTGCGGGAAGGTCAGCTGCCGGCCGCGCCGGCCGACGCGCGCTATTTGATCGTGGTCCGGCCCGCCGAGCAGGACGACGACCTGCACGCCTCGGCGGCGGCGGTCGCCGCGGGCCTGGTCGCGCGGTCCCCCGCCATGCTCGCGATCGTGCGCACCATCGAGGCGCTTCGCCAGAGCGAGGCGACGACGCTGATCACGGGCGAAAGCGGCACCGGCAAGGAGGTCGTCGCCCGCGCGATCCACGCCACGTCGCCGCGCCGGCGCGGCCCGTTCGTCGCGATCAACTGCGGGGCGTTGCCGCCCGGAGTACTCGAAAGCGAGCTGTTCGGCCACGCGCGCGGCGCGTTCACGGGCGCCGTCCGCGACCGCGCGGGGCATCTGGAAGCCGCCGCCGGCGGCACCCTGTTTCTCGACGAGATCGGAGACCTGCCGCTTCCGTTGCAGGTCAAACTGCTGCGGGTCTTGCAAGAGCGCCAGTTCCCCCGCGTCGGCGAGACGCGACTGCGGCCGTTTACCGCCCGCGTGATCGCCGCGACGCACGTGGACCTCGAATCGGCCGTCGCCAACGGCTCGTTCCGCGACGACCTGTATTATCGGCTGCGCGTGATCCCGATCGCGATCCCGCCGCTGCGCGAGCGGCCCGAGGATCTCGAGCCGCTGGTGCGCGCGCTGCTCGGCCGGGTGTGCGCGCGCACCGGCCGCCAGGTGGCGCTCGCGCCCGACGCGATGGCGGCGCTGGCCCGGTACGACTGGCCGGGCAACGTGCGCGAGCTCGAAAACGCACTCGAGTATGCGGTGGCGCTGTCGACGGGACAGACGATCCACGTCGACGACCTGCCGGAGACGGTACGGCACGGGGCGGCCGCGTGCACCGCGCCGGAAGCCGCGCAGGCGGCCGGCGGGGACGCATCGCCGGCGGCGCGGCCGCCCCCCCCGGCCCGTCCGCCCGCCCGGCCGGCGGCGGCCTCCACCGGGCGGACGACGGCCGACGCCGGCGAGGCCGCGCGCGTGCGCGCCGCGCTCGACGCCCACCGCTGGAACCGGACGGCGACGGCGCGGGCCCTCGGCATCAGCCGGTCCACGCTGTGGCGCAAGATGCGCGCGCTCGGCCTGTAG
- a CDS encoding ABC transporter ATP-binding protein: protein MIQVQNLAKFYGGKRALGPVSFDIEDGECVGFLGLNGAGKTTALRILACDLRPSSGSVRVGDIDAVRDPHEVRKLVGFLPETPPVYPEMTVGDYLAFAGRLRGMGKEDLRRRIPEVEDLTHLRDVHDDLIATLSHGYRQRVGVAQAIVHNPTLLILDEPTRGLDPVQIVEMRNMIRALRDQHTVILSSHVLTEVSKTCDRLLVLGNGTIVGSGSETDLSADVLASRHILVAVRPSGEVYRDAASASQSQATKAIRECVEGVEGVTGVTATGVTDGAIEFDVTATDDVRAALNRALVEAGHDVIRLDRVERELENIFLQLVHGGSDAQSRDHLSA from the coding sequence ATGATTCAGGTCCAGAATCTCGCGAAGTTCTACGGCGGCAAGCGCGCCCTCGGGCCGGTGTCGTTCGACATCGAAGACGGCGAGTGCGTGGGCTTTTTGGGTCTCAACGGCGCGGGCAAGACCACGGCGCTGCGCATCCTCGCGTGCGACCTGCGCCCGTCCTCTGGGAGCGTGCGCGTCGGCGACATCGACGCCGTTCGCGATCCCCACGAGGTCCGCAAGCTGGTGGGATTCCTGCCGGAGACGCCGCCGGTGTACCCGGAGATGACCGTCGGCGACTACCTGGCGTTCGCCGGCCGCCTGCGGGGCATGGGCAAAGAGGACCTCCGCCGGCGCATCCCGGAGGTCGAGGACCTCACCCACCTGCGCGACGTACACGACGACCTGATCGCCACGCTGTCGCACGGCTACCGCCAGCGCGTCGGCGTGGCCCAGGCGATCGTCCACAATCCGACGCTGCTCATCCTCGACGAGCCGACCCGCGGCCTCGACCCGGTGCAGATCGTGGAGATGCGCAACATGATCCGCGCGCTGCGGGACCAGCACACGGTCATCCTGTCGAGCCACGTCCTCACCGAGGTGAGCAAGACCTGCGACCGACTGCTTGTCCTCGGCAACGGCACGATCGTCGGGTCGGGCAGCGAAACCGACCTGTCGGCCGACGTGCTCGCGAGCCGCCACATCCTGGTCGCGGTGCGGCCGTCCGGCGAGGTCTACCGCGACGCCGCCAGCGCGTCGCAGTCTCAAGCGACCAAGGCGATCCGCGAGTGCGTCGAGGGCGTCGAGGGCGTCACCGGCGTGACGGCCACCGGCGTGACCGACGGCGCAATCGAGTTCGATGTCACCGCCACCGACGACGTCAGAGCCGCTCTCAACCGCGCCCTCGTCGAGGCGGGGCACGACGTGATCCGCCTCGACCGGGTCGAGCGCGAACTCGAGAACATCTTCCTGCAGCTCGTCCACGGAGGGTCCGATGCGCAAAGCCGCGATCATCTATCGGCGTGA